A stretch of the Sulfurimonas sp. HSL3-1 genome encodes the following:
- a CDS encoding spore coat U domain-containing protein encodes MKTKPSTTLLSFSALLLLAGSTNVLAASKTNSFIVSANVPAVCNFNSVNDLSFGDYDPNTGTGLSAESTFNIRCTKNTDYTLALDAGGNSDRTMSGSATNTDTLAYELYQDAAHSQVWDATNTVTGTATGFASDITQTVYGNIPSSQDVLPDSYTDTVTITVSY; translated from the coding sequence ATGAAAACGAAACCGAGTACAACCCTTCTTAGTTTCTCTGCACTGCTTCTGCTGGCAGGGTCCACCAATGTTTTGGCCGCTTCTAAGACCAACTCATTTATCGTCTCGGCGAACGTACCCGCCGTGTGCAACTTTAACAGTGTCAACGATCTCAGCTTCGGTGATTACGATCCCAACACAGGAACAGGGCTGAGCGCCGAATCGACGTTCAATATCCGCTGTACAAAAAATACAGACTACACGCTCGCACTGGATGCGGGTGGCAACTCCGACAGAACCATGAGCGGCTCAGCGACCAACACCGACACACTGGCGTATGAGCTGTATCAGGACGCTGCACACTCACAGGTATGGGATGCGACGAACACCGTCACCGGCACCGCCACCGGGTTCGCATCAGACATCACTCAAACAGTTTATGGCAATATTCCTTCTAGCCAGGATGTCCTGCCGGACAGCTACACCGACACGGTGACCATTACCGTCAGTTACTAA
- a CDS encoding fimbrial biogenesis chaperone gives MSRALLAALLIGYTSLWAGFQVYPIRVYLDPETPVATVKVTNQSEEKRSFEVETMRWTQDANGSDRYDKDASLLAVPLLFTLEGKASQTVRITDLSPNGKKAQSAYRLFISELPAKHAEETGGLHMLFRVAIPVFITTAASTETLLTLDTIEKSPTTFNCWLRNDSSHFVRISKLYLVTAKGEHGVQVEPAKYLLPGSKASFNFTLDPGFTPSALHIFLEDGQRIELAI, from the coding sequence GTGAGTAGAGCGTTGCTTGCAGCATTGCTGATCGGCTATACCAGCCTCTGGGCAGGCTTCCAGGTCTACCCCATACGGGTTTATCTTGATCCGGAGACGCCGGTAGCAACGGTCAAGGTCACGAACCAATCCGAGGAGAAGCGCTCTTTCGAAGTAGAAACGATGCGCTGGACCCAGGATGCCAACGGCAGCGACCGCTACGACAAAGACGCCTCCCTGCTGGCGGTGCCCCTGCTCTTTACACTGGAGGGGAAGGCATCCCAGACGGTACGCATTACCGATCTCTCGCCAAACGGGAAGAAAGCGCAATCGGCCTACCGCCTCTTTATCAGCGAACTTCCCGCGAAGCACGCCGAAGAAACGGGAGGGCTGCATATGCTTTTTCGCGTTGCCATCCCCGTCTTTATCACGACCGCCGCTTCGACGGAAACGCTCCTCACCCTAGACACCATCGAGAAATCACCGACAACGTTCAACTGCTGGCTTCGCAACGACTCATCGCATTTTGTCCGAATCAGCAAGCTCTATCTTGTGACAGCAAAAGGGGAGCACGGCGTGCAGGTTGAACCGGCAAAATATCTGCTCCCCGGCAGCAAGGCCTCCTTCAACTTTACGCTCGATCCGGGGTTCACCCCGTCAGCGCTGCACATTTTCCTAGAAGACGGGCAGCGGATTGAACTGGCTATCTAG
- a CDS encoding fimbria/pilus outer membrane usher protein: protein MDIELNGVLHGNVILFQSAEGLCLPMESFPELSSSSLPPKNVRTVDGVSCLAVDTLEGAHTRLDEQGMRALVTLPTQLLKTQTLSGEHEQLPDVMSSTGFYTNYNLFYQRESDIYSYSSSADAHLFSPYGVLSSGYSYFGSDTEEKGVRLDTLYVLDLPETIQSLRVGDVIGARTEWSGGLRIGGIQLARNFSTRPDMLTMPLPSYTSSASLPSAVDAYVNGNKIFQENVTPGPFEITALPTINGQGELTVVLKDITGVQRSMTIPFYSDTRLLRKGLSDYAFEAGYLRYNYGIKDFDYRDFVTSGSYRFGVTDRLTTEVNGLTFNERAGRMGAGASYLLFDAFTLDAAVAASIDEGQKGYLAKTGISRRTQRYSFSAQSQWATEAFLQPGILGNALRQQTLLFAGYNTPALGSFSASYVYQKYSAEPASETASLSYSKTLYRRLFLNLMVSHTIAPHADTSGQLLLSLPLGERTTLSNTDFVSKESSEVRVSLQQNLPTSDGFGYTLSAARNTAYEHPWYGEARGSYQNRYARFGAGVASVNNKTAYRASAEGSFSYMEGHLHFNRSTDAAFGAVNVGSVKGVRVYYRNLLVGETDEDGYLFIPSLLPYQRNKITVDPRDIPFDYSLGRSEIHLTPYLHSGVSYAFDVKKVESAILHLFRAGGKALPVGSEWVLDDGATGIVGQAGLIYFESLPRGEHTLRITSEQEPCRLRFRFDGALPNTLLSNLGEFTCDEDN, encoded by the coding sequence ATGGACATCGAACTCAACGGCGTGTTGCACGGGAACGTCATCCTGTTTCAGTCCGCCGAGGGGCTTTGCCTCCCGATGGAGTCCTTCCCGGAGCTCTCATCCTCGTCGCTTCCCCCAAAAAACGTCCGCACGGTTGACGGTGTCTCCTGTCTTGCCGTCGATACCCTTGAGGGCGCACATACCCGCCTCGACGAACAAGGCATGCGAGCCCTTGTGACGCTCCCGACGCAGCTGCTCAAAACGCAGACCCTGTCCGGCGAGCATGAACAGCTGCCGGACGTCATGTCCTCAACGGGGTTCTATACGAACTACAATCTCTTTTATCAGCGCGAATCCGACATCTACAGCTACAGCAGCAGCGCCGACGCCCATCTCTTTTCCCCCTACGGGGTCCTGAGCAGCGGCTACTCCTATTTCGGCAGCGATACGGAGGAGAAAGGGGTACGCCTCGATACGCTTTATGTCCTGGACCTTCCCGAAACCATTCAGTCGCTCCGGGTCGGCGACGTCATCGGTGCGCGTACGGAGTGGTCCGGCGGTCTCCGGATAGGCGGGATCCAGCTCGCGCGGAACTTTTCAACACGCCCCGACATGCTGACGATGCCGCTGCCAAGCTACACCTCCTCGGCCAGCCTCCCCTCCGCTGTCGACGCCTACGTCAACGGGAACAAGATCTTCCAAGAGAACGTCACGCCCGGTCCGTTTGAGATCACGGCCCTTCCGACGATCAACGGCCAGGGGGAGCTGACCGTCGTGCTCAAAGACATTACCGGGGTGCAGCGGAGTATGACCATTCCCTTCTACAGCGACACGAGGCTGCTGCGCAAAGGGCTGAGCGACTACGCCTTCGAAGCCGGGTACCTGCGCTATAACTACGGCATCAAAGATTTCGACTACCGCGACTTCGTCACCAGCGGAAGCTACCGCTTCGGGGTGACGGACCGTCTGACAACGGAGGTGAACGGTCTGACCTTCAACGAACGGGCCGGCCGCATGGGAGCGGGTGCGAGCTATCTGCTCTTTGATGCGTTCACCCTCGACGCCGCGGTCGCCGCGTCGATCGACGAGGGCCAAAAAGGGTATTTGGCCAAAACCGGCATCAGCCGACGCACGCAGCGCTACTCCTTCTCGGCACAGTCGCAATGGGCAACGGAGGCCTTTCTCCAGCCGGGCATTCTCGGGAATGCACTCCGACAGCAGACCCTTCTGTTCGCCGGCTACAACACCCCCGCTTTGGGAAGTTTCTCCGCAAGCTATGTCTACCAGAAATACAGCGCCGAGCCCGCGTCGGAAACCGCGTCGCTCAGCTATTCGAAAACCCTCTATCGGCGCCTCTTTTTAAACCTGATGGTGTCGCATACGATCGCGCCCCATGCCGACACCAGCGGACAGCTCCTTTTAAGCCTGCCGCTGGGAGAGCGCACCACCCTCTCCAATACGGACTTCGTCTCCAAAGAGAGTTCGGAGGTCCGGGTAAGTCTGCAGCAGAACCTGCCGACGTCCGATGGGTTCGGCTATACCCTGAGCGCTGCGCGCAACACCGCCTACGAGCATCCGTGGTACGGGGAGGCGCGCGGCAGCTATCAAAACCGCTATGCGCGTTTCGGGGCCGGCGTCGCTTCGGTCAACAACAAGACAGCGTACAGGGCAAGTGCGGAGGGCTCCTTCTCCTACATGGAGGGCCATCTTCACTTCAACCGGTCGACCGACGCGGCCTTCGGTGCCGTCAACGTGGGCAGCGTCAAAGGGGTACGCGTCTATTACCGCAACCTTCTGGTCGGAGAGACCGACGAGGACGGTTACCTCTTCATCCCGTCGCTTCTGCCTTATCAGCGCAACAAAATCACCGTCGACCCCCGCGACATCCCCTTTGATTACAGCCTCGGCAGAAGCGAGATCCACCTTACCCCCTACCTTCACAGCGGTGTCAGCTACGCTTTCGACGTCAAAAAAGTGGAATCGGCGATCCTGCATCTCTTCCGTGCCGGGGGCAAGGCGCTGCCCGTCGGTTCCGAGTGGGTGCTTGACGACGGTGCGACAGGCATCGTCGGCCAGGCGGGTCTGATCTATTTTGAATCGCTCCCGAGGGGGGAGCACACGCTTCGCATCACAAGCGAACAGGAACCCTGCCGGCTGCGCTTCCGTTTTGACGGGGCCCTGCCAAATACGCTACTATCTAATCTTGGAGAATTCACATGCGACGAAGACAACTGA
- a CDS encoding SurA N-terminal domain-containing protein codes for MQKTALLFILFTVALYARMVDGVAILVKEEPITLYAITQKMQEGGMTQAQAVDALIREKLESQEIAQRELSVSETELQERVAQIAQQNNMTTAQLFDAVWKTEHLSRSAFEAKLKQSMLTQKLYSAVAMANMEEPGEEEMREYYRLHSEKFSHPETFDVTVYHASAQGALKRKMENPMLMLPEVTMQEASLPYAKIEPQLAALLIKTEIGAYTPMLSDPKGGFVSFYIRNKSLPVMQPFETVKMQVQEEMMADAREQTLKDYFNRARLNAEITVIRLPNP; via the coding sequence TTGCAAAAAACAGCACTGCTTTTCATACTTTTTACCGTAGCGTTATACGCACGTATGGTCGATGGTGTCGCCATCCTCGTCAAGGAGGAGCCGATCACCCTCTACGCCATCACGCAGAAGATGCAGGAGGGCGGAATGACGCAGGCGCAGGCCGTCGATGCCCTGATCCGCGAGAAGCTGGAAAGCCAGGAGATCGCGCAGCGCGAGCTCAGCGTCAGCGAGACAGAGCTGCAGGAGCGTGTTGCGCAGATCGCGCAGCAGAACAACATGACGACGGCGCAGCTCTTCGACGCGGTCTGGAAAACGGAACATCTCAGCCGCAGTGCGTTCGAAGCGAAGCTCAAGCAGTCGATGCTGACCCAGAAACTCTACAGCGCCGTTGCGATGGCGAACATGGAGGAGCCCGGCGAAGAGGAGATGCGCGAATATTACCGCCTGCACTCGGAGAAATTCTCCCATCCCGAAACCTTTGACGTTACGGTCTATCACGCGTCGGCGCAGGGGGCGTTGAAGCGCAAGATGGAGAATCCGATGCTGATGCTTCCCGAGGTGACGATGCAGGAGGCTTCACTGCCTTATGCCAAGATCGAACCGCAGCTCGCCGCCCTGCTGATCAAGACCGAAATCGGCGCGTACACACCGATGCTTTCCGACCCGAAAGGGGGGTTCGTTTCGTTCTATATCCGCAACAAAAGTCTCCCGGTCATGCAGCCGTTTGAGACGGTGAAGATGCAGGTGCAAGAGGAGATGATGGCCGACGCGCGGGAACAGACGCTCAAAGACTATTTCAACCGTGCCCGCCTGAACGCCGAGATCACCGTTATCCGCCTGCCGAATCCCTGA
- a CDS encoding spore coat U domain-containing protein, translated as MRRRQLNPLGPIIAAALVLTASAAAATCSVSSTGLAFGSYNPFDLASVTTTGTITIQCTTLKLNDRVQATLLLSTGSSNSYSARTMQNDAAETLAYNIYTSSNYALVWGDGNSGTEVVSDKFFAKLLAPATKNYTMYARIPAGQDAGVGTYQDVITVTVEY; from the coding sequence ATGCGACGAAGACAACTGAACCCGCTTGGCCCCATCATCGCGGCCGCCCTCGTATTGACGGCCTCTGCCGCGGCCGCCACCTGTTCCGTGAGCTCAACGGGATTGGCGTTCGGATCGTACAACCCCTTCGACCTCGCCAGCGTCACAACGACCGGGACGATCACGATACAGTGTACGACGCTCAAACTCAACGACCGCGTCCAGGCAACGCTGCTGCTCTCAACGGGCAGCAGCAACAGCTACAGCGCAAGAACGATGCAGAACGACGCCGCGGAGACCCTCGCCTACAATATCTATACGAGCAGTAACTATGCTTTGGTCTGGGGAGATGGAAATAGCGGTACGGAAGTCGTCAGCGACAAATTTTTCGCAAAACTTCTCGCACCCGCCACAAAAAATTACACCATGTACGCGCGCATTCCTGCCGGGCAGGATGCCGGTGTCGGCACGTACCAGGACGTCATTACCGTCACGGTCGAATATTAG